The genome window TTTACCTTCTAGGGAAAGAGCTTCACAATGTTTTTGGATGCCATGTCTATGATCAGGCGAATCCCCCTGTTTTAATAACTTCAACATTGCTCCTAAACGAAACAAGGTTTGTTTGTATAATTCTTGAGCTTGACTAGAGGAACTCATAATAACATCCTGACCAATTTATTACAAAGAAAACCTAACGAAAAATGGGACGCAGAAAAGACAACGAAAATAATCCCATAACACCATTTTAGTATAGCCTAACAAATTGCCCCTGAAAAATTTAAATAGGAACAAAATCTTCTCGGAAAAGTTAATCTTTAAGAGAAAGACTTCGTCTCAAATATCATGGAATGGGTAGTTATTTTTATTTAAAAAACCAATTTGTCTCCTACCATCCCAGTGGGGGCAACCTTAAAAGAGGCAAATGTGACCAAAAATCATATCATTCTACGGTAGTTCACAAACCGCAGCACCGTGCGATCGCACCTATTTCCTCCATTACAGGGGTTAAAAACATCAGAAACAATTGACAATGGACAATGGACAATGGACAATTAAATGGATTTTCGGTGCACAAAATTAACTCTTAGAAAAAATAACTATTTATAATGACTAATCAATATTCTATAACTCTATTACCTGGTGACGGTATTGGCCCTGAAATTATGGATGTTACCGTAAAGGTATTGGAAGCCATAGGAAAGCAATGTGATATTAATTTTAGTTTTGAAACTGCTTTAATTGGTGGGGCGGCCATTGATGCGACTGGAGTACCCTTACCCCCTGAAACCGTGGAAACTTGTCGTAAAAGTGATTCTGTTCTATTGGCAGCCATTGGGGGTTATAAGTGGGATAATCTTGCCCGTGAGTTGCGGCCTGAGACAGGCTTGTTGGGTATTCGAGCGGCTTTAGGATTATTTGCCAATTTACGCCCTGCAACTATTCTTCCTCAATTAATTGATGCTTCTAGCCTAAAAAAAGAAGTGGTGGAAGGGGTTGATATTATGGTGGTTCGGGAGTTGACAGGGGGTATTTATTTTGGTCAACCCAAGGGCATCTTTACCTCAGAAACTGGGGAACAAAGGGGCGTAAATACGATGGCTTATACGGTATCGGAAATTGATCGCATTGCCAAGGTTGCTTTTGAAACTGCCCAAAAACGCCAAAAAAGGCTCTGCTCGGTGGATAAGGCTAATGTGTTGGATGTATCTCAATTATGGCGCGATCGCCTCATAAAAATGTCTGCGGATTATCCTGATGTGGAATTAACCCATATGTACGTGGATAATGCCGCCATGCAGTTGGTGCGCAACCCTAAACAGTTTGATACCATCGTCACGGGCAATCTATTTGGTGATATTCTTTCCGATGCCGCTGCCATGCTGACAGGTAGTATTGGTATGTTACCCTCTGCTAGTTTAGGGGCAAATCGCCCAGGATTATTTGAACCCGTCCACGGCTCAGCCCCTGACATTGCAGGGCAAGATAAAGCGAATCCTCTGGCACAGGTACTAAGTGCGGCGATGATGTTGCGTTATGGTTTGAATGAACCCGAGGCGGCCACCAAGATTGAGGACGCTGTATTAAAGGTATTAGATTTAGGCTACCGCACTGGGGATATTATGTCTGAGGGTGCAAAAACTGTGGGTTGTCAGGAAATGGGCAAGGTTTTATTACAAGTTTTGGAAGATAGTTAATTTTAACGTCCAACCCCTCTGTCTTCGGCATCTCCCCTCAAGAAGGGGAGGAAGGGGATTTTTTTTCAACATTAATCAGTTACTATTACCATTCCCTATTCCCCTCGATAATAGTAAAATATGATGTGCACCACACCCCTATAAGCATCAGTGAATTTACCTCAGTTTAACGATATTTGGCAAGAAACTACCAATTGGCAACCAAGTCCTGATCAGCAATTACTATTTGACGAGTTATATAATAAAATTATTGAGACTAATAAGTATCTTAATTTGACTCGTATTACTACCCCAGAAGATTTTTGGGAAAAAAATCTTTGGGATTCTTTAGCTCCTTTAATGGGTTACGATTTAAATAACAAAAAAATAATTGATATTGGTACAGGAGGCGGTTTTCCTGGTATCCCTGGGGCGATCGCCTTTAACCGTGGTCAATTTACTTTGATGGATTCCACCACAAAAAAAATTAATTTTATTGCTCAATTAGCCCAAGATTTAGATCTAAAAAATATTATGACTTTAGTAGATAGAGCGGAAACTATAGGACAAGACAAAGCCTATAGAAACCAGTTTGATTTTGCTTTAATTAGAGCCGTTGCGGAAACGTCAGTATGTTTAGAATATACTTTACCTTTATTAAAAAAGAATGGTACGGCAATTTTATATCGAGGTAATTGGACTCAAGAGGAAGAAGACAAAAGTAAAAAAATAGCACAATTATTAGGAGGAAATATAGAAAAAATTGTTAATCAAAATACTCCTCTTAATAAGAATATTCGTCATTGTATTTATGTTAAAAAAATAGGTAATACTCCGAAACAATATCCTCGAGAAGTAGGTAAACCAGTTAAACAACCTTTATAAAAAGATATGATACTAAATCCGATTTGTAAGGTTTACTATTATCCACCGTGTAACAAAAGATAATAATTTTTTATCTTTTATAGGCAAAAAAAAGCCCCTCTCCCATAGGAGAAGGGTTGAATGAGGGTTAAAATTAATTACCCTAAAGCATTGGCACCAGATACCACCTCAAGAATTTGTTGAGTAATGGAAGCCTGACGAGCTTTGTTGTAAGAAAGAGTCAAAGATTTCATCAAATCACTAGCGTTTTGACTAGCGTTATTCATTGCTGTCATCCGAGCGGCCAATTCACTGGCTGCGGATTCTTGTAATGCTTTGAGCAACTGATTATTGATGTATAAAGGTAAGAGAGAGTCTAAAATTTGAACAGGATCTTGTTCAAAAATCATATCCTGAGGAAAATCAGTTTTAGGAGAACTAACAGCTTCTCTTTCTACCTGAAATGAACCATCACGGACAATGAGACGGAAAATTTCATCATCCTGAACTTCTAACCCTTGGGGGGTAAGAGGTAATAGGGTTTGAATAACGGGTTTTGAACTGATTAAGGAAACAAACTTAGTATAAATCAATTCTACCCTATCAACGGTATCCGAGAAGAATAGAGAAAGTAATTCATCGGCAATTTTGCCTGATTCCTCAGCAGTAGGAATCTGCTCCAAACCAGTATATTTGGCAGAAATAGGTTCATTACGACGTTGGAAATATTGAATTGCTTTTCTACCAACGATCACAAATGTATATTTTAAACCTTGTTCTTTCAGTTCCGCTGCTCTTTGTTCAGCTTTTTTGATGATACTAGAATTATAACTTCCGCATAGACCCCGATCGCCCGTAATCACTAACAAAGCAACGGTGTTAACATCCCTTTGTTTGAGTAAAGGTAAATCAGTTTCTTCCATGCGTAAACGGCTTTGTAAACCGTATAAAACTTGAGCGAGGGCATCAGCAAAAGGACGAGTAGCAGTTACCTGCTCTTGGGCCCGTCTTACTTTAGCCGCCGCTACTAGACGCATTGCTTCAGTAATTTTTTTAGTATTTTTTACCGAGTCGATGCGATCGCGAATCGCTTTTAAGTTGGACATGGTGTTAATTGATAATGGATAATGGATAATTGATAATTAAAAATTACCAATAAACAATCGACAAAAAATGTACTGCTCAGGGTGCAGTAGGGTGGGCAATGCCCACCGCCATTATTTCAATTAAGCAGAGAAAGCCTGTTTTGCTTCGGTGATAGCTTCTTTTAAGAGAGCTTCGGCTTCATCGGTTAATTTTTTCTCAGAGTTGATAATTTCGACGAATTTGGGCTTGCTATTTTTGATGTACTGTCTGAGGGAGACAACAAATTCGGTCACTTTGTCCACCGCTACATCATCTAACAAACCGTTAATACCGCTATAAACCTGAGCAACTTGTTCCCATACTGCTAAAGGAGAGTTTTCAGACTGTTTTAGTAACTGACGTAAACGTTGACCTTTGGCAAGTTGAGCTTGGGTAGCTGCGTCTAAGTCAGAAGCAAATTGAGAAAATGCTTCTAGTTCAGCAAACTGAGCTAGTTCTAATTTTAATTTACCAGCCACCTGTTTCATAGCTTTGGTTTGAGCCGCAGAACCCACACGGGATACGGAGATACCTGCGTTGATGGCAGGGCGGAAACCTGCGTTAAACAAGTCGGAGGATAAGAAGATTTGACCGTCAGTAATGGAAATTACGTTGGTAGGAATATAAGCGGATACGTCCCCTGCTTGGGTTTCGATGATGGGTAAAGCAGTCATGCTTCCGCCACCTAGTTCAT of Cyanobacterium sp. HL-69 contains these proteins:
- the leuB gene encoding 3-isopropylmalate dehydrogenase LeuB, with protein sequence MTNQYSITLLPGDGIGPEIMDVTVKVLEAIGKQCDINFSFETALIGGAAIDATGVPLPPETVETCRKSDSVLLAAIGGYKWDNLARELRPETGLLGIRAALGLFANLRPATILPQLIDASSLKKEVVEGVDIMVVRELTGGIYFGQPKGIFTSETGEQRGVNTMAYTVSEIDRIAKVAFETAQKRQKRLCSVDKANVLDVSQLWRDRLIKMSADYPDVELTHMYVDNAAMQLVRNPKQFDTIVTGNLFGDILSDAAAMLTGSIGMLPSASLGANRPGLFEPVHGSAPDIAGQDKANPLAQVLSAAMMLRYGLNEPEAATKIEDAVLKVLDLGYRTGDIMSEGAKTVGCQEMGKVLLQVLEDS
- the gidB gene encoding 16S rRNA (guanine527-N7)-methyltransferase GidB is translated as MNLPQFNDIWQETTNWQPSPDQQLLFDELYNKIIETNKYLNLTRITTPEDFWEKNLWDSLAPLMGYDLNNKKIIDIGTGGGFPGIPGAIAFNRGQFTLMDSTTKKINFIAQLAQDLDLKNIMTLVDRAETIGQDKAYRNQFDFALIRAVAETSVCLEYTLPLLKKNGTAILYRGNWTQEEEDKSKKIAQLLGGNIEKIVNQNTPLNKNIRHCIYVKKIGNTPKQYPREVGKPVKQPL
- the atpG gene encoding F-type H+-transporting ATPase gamma subunit AtpG yields the protein MSNLKAIRDRIDSVKNTKKITEAMRLVAAAKVRRAQEQVTATRPFADALAQVLYGLQSRLRMEETDLPLLKQRDVNTVALLVITGDRGLCGSYNSSIIKKAEQRAAELKEQGLKYTFVIVGRKAIQYFQRRNEPISAKYTGLEQIPTAEESGKIADELLSLFFSDTVDRVELIYTKFVSLISSKPVIQTLLPLTPQGLEVQDDEIFRLIVRDGSFQVEREAVSSPKTDFPQDMIFEQDPVQILDSLLPLYINNQLLKALQESAASELAARMTAMNNASQNASDLMKSLTLSYNKARQASITQQILEVVSGANALG